The Methanobacterium sp. BAmetb5 genome includes a region encoding these proteins:
- the hypF gene encoding carbamoyltransferase HypF, translated as MKKARILVQGIVQGVGFRPNVYRIAKALGMNGYVRNLGNVVEIVVQGNKEDIETFTHDLKLKKPPIAKIDSLEMEWMENDQPELQGFQILESSTNFSGSSVIPPDVATCDRCLEEVMRAGDRRHQYPFTACTDCGPRFTVISSIPYDRQRTSMEKFPLCSDCLEEYQDPEDRRYHAEATCCPVCGPEVFLYHEGRVESDNPLKEAARLLDEGHVLAMKGIGGTHLVASTLEDEAVLNLRRRLGRMNQPFACMSPDVATIQSFAEVADYEEEALLSRNRPIVILKKNQDYYLSPTVAPDLHNLGVMLPYSALHHLLFTYTDTPAYIMTSANMPGEPMLTHNQEITSKLEGVADYFLLHNREIINRCDDSVVRFRGGDMAFIRRSRGYVPEPYDLSRVSTDLNVLALGPEIDVTFSLLKEGRCYVSQHIGDTTKYETFLYLQRAIEYMMGITQTDDIDVVACDLHPQFFTTRLAHDLGERFNCPVLPVQHHHAHAAALSLDWGVDEFICIAADGVGYGADGGAWGGEIIHYHGAEYERLASLIPQKMPGGDLTTRYPARMMMAMLQPHYNQEELQDLMKTHYLDYFPHGAKEVDVVASQLEKNFNLTESTSTGRVLDALSACLQICGERTYEGECAMKLESTAYQGDDTFEIPLKISHYNGREVLDTSQLLLSVLERKLEGEPVADVACSAQKAVSRGLADLAIRTARKNDLDTIGGSGGVFYNEAISMTIKEVVEDAGYTFIQHKNSCAGDGSVSLGQAAVAALKYGKKI; from the coding sequence TTGAAAAAAGCACGAATACTTGTTCAGGGAATAGTGCAGGGAGTGGGATTCCGCCCCAATGTTTATAGGATAGCTAAAGCACTGGGAATGAATGGATACGTGCGGAACCTAGGTAACGTGGTTGAAATAGTGGTGCAGGGAAATAAAGAAGATATTGAAACCTTCACCCATGATCTTAAACTAAAAAAACCACCCATAGCCAAAATTGATTCACTGGAGATGGAGTGGATGGAAAATGACCAGCCAGAGCTGCAAGGTTTCCAGATACTGGAAAGTTCCACCAATTTTTCCGGTTCATCGGTGATTCCCCCGGATGTGGCCACCTGTGACCGCTGCCTGGAGGAAGTTATGAGAGCTGGTGACCGTCGTCACCAGTACCCCTTCACGGCCTGCACTGATTGTGGGCCTCGTTTTACAGTTATCAGTTCCATTCCCTACGATCGCCAGCGAACCTCCATGGAAAAATTCCCTCTGTGCTCGGATTGCCTAGAGGAATATCAGGACCCTGAAGACCGACGTTACCATGCTGAGGCCACTTGCTGCCCGGTATGTGGGCCAGAAGTTTTTCTCTACCATGAAGGTAGAGTTGAATCAGATAATCCCCTTAAGGAAGCAGCCCGACTTCTGGATGAAGGCCATGTTCTGGCCATGAAAGGTATTGGAGGCACCCACCTGGTGGCCAGTACCCTGGAAGATGAAGCCGTCCTGAACTTGCGCAGGAGACTGGGTCGGATGAACCAGCCCTTTGCCTGCATGTCCCCGGATGTGGCCACCATTCAAAGCTTTGCTGAGGTGGCAGACTATGAGGAAGAGGCCCTTTTATCCCGAAACAGACCCATTGTTATCCTTAAAAAGAATCAGGATTACTATTTATCCCCCACTGTTGCCCCGGATCTCCATAACCTGGGGGTTATGCTCCCCTACTCTGCCCTGCACCATCTTCTTTTCACCTACACCGATACACCGGCTTACATCATGACCTCGGCCAACATGCCCGGGGAACCCATGCTCACCCATAACCAGGAAATAACCAGTAAACTGGAGGGAGTGGCTGACTATTTCCTCCTTCACAATCGTGAAATCATTAATAGGTGCGATGATAGTGTGGTACGCTTCCGTGGTGGCGATATGGCATTTATACGTCGTTCCCGGGGTTACGTTCCCGAACCATATGATCTTTCCCGTGTAAGCACTGATCTGAATGTCCTGGCCCTGGGTCCAGAGATTGATGTGACTTTTTCCCTGCTTAAAGAGGGCAGATGTTACGTTTCCCAGCATATAGGGGATACCACCAAGTACGAGACTTTCCTCTATCTCCAGAGAGCCATTGAGTACATGATGGGAATCACGCAGACTGATGATATTGATGTAGTGGCCTGTGATCTTCATCCCCAGTTTTTTACCACCAGACTAGCCCATGATCTGGGTGAAAGGTTTAACTGTCCGGTGCTGCCGGTTCAACACCACCATGCCCATGCTGCAGCATTATCCCTGGATTGGGGAGTGGATGAGTTTATATGCATTGCTGCTGACGGTGTGGGCTACGGTGCAGATGGCGGTGCCTGGGGAGGAGAAATAATCCATTACCACGGAGCAGAATACGAGAGGCTGGCCAGTTTAATTCCTCAAAAGATGCCGGGAGGAGATCTAACCACCCGCTATCCTGCCCGAATGATGATGGCCATGCTCCAACCCCATTACAACCAGGAAGAACTCCAGGATCTCATGAAAACCCACTACCTCGATTACTTCCCCCACGGAGCAAAGGAGGTGGATGTGGTGGCCAGCCAACTGGAGAAAAACTTCAACCTCACTGAAAGCACCAGCACCGGCCGGGTTCTTGACGCACTATCGGCCTGTCTCCAGATATGTGGGGAAAGGACCTATGAAGGGGAATGCGCCATGAAACTGGAATCAACTGCCTATCAGGGGGATGATACCTTCGAAATACCCCTTAAAATTTCACATTACAATGGAAGAGAGGTTCTCGACACTTCCCAACTACTTTTATCTGTTTTGGAAAGGAAACTGGAGGGAGAACCAGTTGCCGATGTGGCCTGTTCCGCCCAAAAAGCAGTTTCCCGGGGTTTGGCTGATCTGGCCATCCGAACCGCACGTAAAAATGACCTAGATACCATAGGGGGTTCGGGAGGAGTTTTCTACAACGAAGCGATTAGTATGACCATTAAAGAAGTTGTGGAAGATGCCGGTTATACTTTTATTCAACATAAAAATAGTTGTGCTGGTGATGGTTCGGTTTCCCTGGGACAGGCTGCAGTGGCTGCTTTAAAATACGGGAAAAAGATTTAA
- a CDS encoding 4Fe-4S double cluster binding domain-containing protein, with product MIETNSNLPLDNKIREKSLDEGADFYGVADLTAARDFIQEQGGEEVASYPRAISIGIRIMDSIVDQLPHRHEKGVAVNYHHHGYDIINRRLDLLASSLSSLIQSEGFRALPLPASERYDDERICAMLSHKLAAHLAGHGWIGKSCLLITPRAGPRVRWITILTDAPLEITGSPLDEHCGECTDCVDICPVSAFTGVPFSEEDPREVRYDAAKCEQYLNSGEEWSVCGMCVYICPHGLNKKSKKNISD from the coding sequence TTGATTGAAACAAATAGTAACCTGCCGTTGGATAATAAAATCAGAGAAAAATCCCTTGACGAGGGGGCTGATTTCTATGGAGTGGCTGATCTGACTGCGGCCAGGGACTTCATTCAGGAGCAGGGAGGGGAAGAAGTGGCATCTTATCCGCGGGCTATCTCCATAGGAATAAGGATAATGGACAGTATTGTAGACCAGCTTCCCCATCGCCATGAAAAGGGAGTGGCAGTTAACTACCACCACCATGGTTATGACATAATCAACCGGCGGCTGGATCTGTTAGCTTCCAGTTTAAGCAGTCTGATCCAGAGTGAGGGTTTCCGCGCCCTGCCCTTACCTGCATCGGAACGTTACGATGATGAACGGATATGTGCCATGCTGTCCCATAAATTAGCCGCCCACCTGGCGGGACACGGTTGGATTGGTAAAAGTTGCCTTCTGATTACTCCGCGGGCTGGTCCACGGGTACGCTGGATAACCATACTCACTGATGCCCCACTGGAGATAACTGGTAGTCCCCTGGATGAGCACTGTGGTGAGTGCACAGATTGTGTAGACATTTGCCCGGTTTCTGCTTTCACGGGTGTGCCCTTTTCTGAGGAAGATCCGCGTGAAGTGCGATATGACGCCGCTAAATGTGAACAGTACCTCAACTCTGGGGAAGAATGGTCAGTCTGCGGTATGTGTGTTTATATCTGTCCCCATGGATTAAATAAAAAGAGTAAAAAAAATATCTCGGATTAA
- a CDS encoding helix-turn-helix domain-containing protein — protein sequence MAVNGDKGDYICSVEAAVNEIGGKWKSLVLCSLKDGKLRFGEINNKLPEISQRMLTKTLRELEKDRIINRKVYPEVPPRVEYSLTAKGESVLPILDALCDWGKKYCEYNEN from the coding sequence ATGGCTGTTAACGGAGATAAAGGGGATTATATCTGTTCTGTGGAAGCTGCCGTTAATGAAATCGGTGGCAAATGGAAATCATTAGTATTATGTTCCCTAAAAGATGGTAAATTAAGATTTGGTGAAATTAACAATAAATTACCAGAAATAAGTCAGCGCATGCTCACCAAAACCCTGCGTGAATTGGAAAAAGACCGTATAATCAACAGAAAAGTGTATCCTGAAGTTCCTCCCCGGGTTGAATACTCATTAACTGCCAAAGGAGAGTCCGTACTACCTATTTTAGATGCTTTATGTGATTGGGGAAAGAAATACTGTGAATACAATGAAAACTAG
- the larB gene encoding nickel pincer cofactor biosynthesis protein LarB: MKKILQKLINGDISVEEAEKMLKTMQIVELEDFAKLDTGRDLRTGFPEAIFAEGKDEPELIKIIEECAKRGRVLITRLEETKYNNIKLKLDNIQNSGYEVEYNRKARILLIKDGEIEKQGKIGIITAGTSDVPVAEEARVVAEEAGCEVLTSYDVGVAGIHRLFHQIRRMIEEDVKALIVVAGMEGALPSVVAGLVDVPVIGVPTSVGYGVGAGGFTALNAMLQSCAPGIAVVNIDNGFGAAVFASTIVKQINQKEQ, from the coding sequence ATGAAAAAAATACTCCAAAAGCTAATCAACGGCGATATATCAGTGGAAGAAGCTGAAAAAATGCTTAAAACCATGCAAATTGTTGAATTGGAGGATTTTGCTAAATTAGATACTGGCCGTGATCTTCGCACTGGATTCCCGGAAGCGATCTTTGCCGAAGGTAAAGATGAACCGGAGCTAATTAAGATCATTGAAGAATGTGCAAAAAGGGGTAGAGTACTCATAACCAGATTGGAAGAAACTAAATACAATAATATCAAATTAAAACTTGATAATATTCAAAATAGTGGTTATGAGGTGGAATACAACCGAAAAGCCCGGATTTTACTCATTAAAGATGGGGAGATTGAAAAGCAGGGTAAGATCGGGATCATTACTGCCGGTACTTCTGACGTACCAGTGGCTGAAGAGGCTCGGGTAGTGGCTGAAGAAGCAGGTTGTGAAGTTCTAACATCCTATGATGTGGGTGTGGCTGGAATTCACCGTTTATTCCATCAAATCCGACGGATGATAGAAGAAGATGTAAAGGCCCTTATTGTGGTGGCTGGAATGGAAGGCGCGTTACCCTCAGTGGTTGCGGGATTAGTGGATGTCCCGGTAATCGGTGTACCCACATCAGTAGGTTATGGTGTTGGGGCTGGAGGATTTACAGCATTAAACGCCATGTTACAGTCCTGTGCTCCGGGGATAGCTGTGGTAAACATAGACAACGGTTTTGGAGCGGCGGTGTTTGCCTCCACTATTGTTAAGCAAATAAACCAGAAGGAGCAGTAA
- a CDS encoding nicotinate phosphoribosyltransferase, translated as MFHIAEDKEIKEGKITDVYFQRTLQILKKKDINPWVRAEFVAKSLPDEWSWAVLAGLEEIIDLVKDLPVKVRGMREGTVFYPNQPVLEIEGYYQDFCIYETAILGLMCQATGIATKAARYKKLAGERLVMSFGTRRMHPAIAPTIERSAFIGGCDGVSVVKGGEIIGEDPLGTIPHTLVLCTGSTVDSVQAFDEVIDPDVNRVALIDTFNDEKFECLKVAEALGEKLYAVRFDTPSSRRGDFLHILRESRWELDLRGFEQVKFFVSGGITEEEVPHLNPLVDAYGIGTSISNAPVVDFSMDLVEIDGNPLAKRGKCSGAKTVLRCPQCHEDLLLPLGKEVKKCQCGGSYEQLLKPLLDGEILYDLPEPGKIRTYTLKQVKDLPDLNPGH; from the coding sequence ATGTTCCATATAGCTGAAGATAAGGAAATTAAAGAGGGCAAAATCACTGATGTGTACTTTCAGCGAACCCTGCAGATACTGAAAAAGAAAGACATTAACCCCTGGGTTCGGGCCGAGTTCGTGGCCAAATCCCTTCCTGATGAATGGTCCTGGGCTGTGCTGGCTGGTTTAGAGGAGATAATTGATCTTGTAAAGGATTTACCAGTTAAAGTGAGGGGCATGAGGGAGGGTACTGTTTTTTATCCCAATCAACCCGTCCTGGAGATCGAGGGTTATTATCAAGATTTTTGTATCTACGAAACAGCTATCCTTGGCCTGATGTGCCAGGCCACGGGTATTGCCACCAAAGCCGCCCGTTACAAGAAGTTGGCCGGGGAGCGCCTGGTGATGAGCTTTGGTACCCGGAGGATGCACCCGGCTATTGCCCCCACCATCGAAAGAAGTGCCTTTATAGGTGGGTGCGACGGTGTTTCCGTGGTTAAGGGTGGGGAGATCATAGGGGAAGATCCACTGGGTACCATTCCCCACACCCTGGTGCTCTGCACTGGCTCCACTGTAGACTCAGTACAGGCTTTTGATGAGGTTATAGACCCAGATGTTAACCGGGTGGCACTCATTGACACCTTCAACGATGAAAAGTTCGAATGCCTGAAGGTGGCTGAGGCCCTGGGTGAAAAACTGTACGCGGTCCGTTTTGACACTCCTTCCTCCCGTCGTGGGGATTTTCTTCACATCCTCCGGGAAAGTAGATGGGAACTTGACTTGAGAGGATTTGAACAGGTTAAATTCTTTGTTAGTGGCGGTATCACTGAAGAGGAAGTTCCCCATCTGAATCCACTGGTGGATGCCTATGGTATTGGAACTTCCATCAGCAACGCTCCAGTGGTGGATTTCTCCATGGACCTGGTTGAAATAGATGGAAATCCACTGGCCAAGAGAGGCAAGTGTTCCGGGGCCAAAACTGTGTTACGATGTCCCCAATGCCACGAAGATCTCCTTTTACCCCTGGGAAAGGAAGTTAAAAAATGCCAGTGCGGTGGAAGTTATGAACAACTCCTGAAACCACTACTGGATGGTGAAATTCTCTATGACCTTCCAGAGCCAGGTAAAATCAGGACATACACCTTAAAACAGGTCAAAGATTTGCCGGATCTGAACCCTGGCCATTAA
- a CDS encoding nitroreductase family protein, with the protein MDVFEAITQRKSIRKYKDKEIEKEKLIKVLESARISPSASNRQEWKFIVVKDENTRSRLVSAAHDQKFVGQAPVTIVACSTESERIMPCGQHAYTVDLSIAVSFMMLEATELGLGTCWLGAFDEEAIKEILDIPSDIRVPAMFTMGYADENPATRPRKAMKDILCHEKYE; encoded by the coding sequence ATGGATGTTTTCGAAGCAATTACCCAGAGGAAAAGCATTAGAAAATATAAAGATAAGGAAATCGAGAAGGAAAAACTCATAAAAGTATTGGAATCGGCTAGAATATCCCCATCAGCTTCCAATCGTCAGGAATGGAAATTTATCGTGGTGAAGGATGAGAATACCCGCAGTAGGTTGGTAAGTGCGGCCCATGACCAAAAATTTGTGGGACAAGCACCAGTTACCATTGTGGCCTGTTCAACAGAATCTGAAAGGATCATGCCCTGTGGTCAGCACGCCTACACCGTTGACCTGTCCATTGCTGTGTCCTTCATGATGCTGGAAGCCACAGAACTTGGCCTGGGAACCTGCTGGTTAGGTGCCTTTGATGAGGAGGCGATTAAGGAGATTCTGGATATTCCTTCAGATATTAGAGTTCCGGCCATGTTCACCATGGGATATGCTGATGAAAATCCGGCAACCAGGCCTCGTAAAGCCATGAAAGACATATTATGCCATGAAAAATATGAATAG
- a CDS encoding cysteine hydrolase family protein, protein MKRALLVIDVQEEYFSGKLPVTYPPESLENILKVMDTAQDQKIPITIVQHTATAENAETFVKGTPGWELIQEVSKRPYDHLVEKTLPGSFTSTDLEIWLRERNINTVTISGYMSQMCCDTTARQAFHRGFKVEFLSDATGTLNVANYAGKVTGKELHRAILVTQAMRFSEVLNTTDWMARLE, encoded by the coding sequence ATGAAAAGAGCACTGCTGGTGATAGATGTGCAGGAGGAATACTTTTCCGGGAAGTTACCGGTGACCTATCCTCCTGAGAGTTTGGAGAATATTTTAAAGGTCATGGACACTGCCCAGGACCAGAAAATCCCCATTACCATCGTGCAACACACTGCTACTGCAGAAAATGCCGAAACATTTGTTAAGGGAACCCCTGGTTGGGAACTTATCCAAGAGGTTTCAAAGCGTCCGTACGACCATCTGGTGGAGAAAACACTCCCGGGAAGTTTCACCAGCACTGATCTGGAGATCTGGCTCCGGGAAAGGAATATTAACACTGTGACCATTTCCGGTTATATGAGCCAGATGTGCTGTGACACCACTGCCCGGCAGGCTTTCCACCGGGGCTTTAAGGTGGAATTTCTCTCGGATGCCACCGGCACCCTTAACGTGGCCAATTATGCCGGTAAGGTGACTGGGAAAGAATTGCACCGTGCCATTCTAGTTACCCAGGCCATGCGTTTCAGTGAAGTATTAAACACCACAGATTGGATGGCAAGATTAGAATAA
- a CDS encoding phosphatase PAP2 family protein, with product MKIDTPTPSNSGLNLFDLGTRKKLFLILCTAILWVVALIAYFIPDFNYWLVASFNTLRTDPLFAGFWYYYTKYLLYVIGLPISILYLASFKLNNLKPYRIVFLLAIMTSAIGTPLVDPVMKDLFAVPRPWVLYPDINSLYYVNGFSFPSGHSFQAFAGTLPLIICFLTSDDTFKRNGKTVTLAIILLIFAITLAFSRLFAGVHFLSDVLFGIGFAVILTVILASILQWLLDTGRLNLKNEKWYALIFIIMVFLNLVLIT from the coding sequence ATGAAAATAGATACCCCTACCCCATCAAACTCTGGATTAAATCTATTTGATCTGGGAACCAGGAAAAAATTATTTTTAATTTTATGCACAGCTATTTTGTGGGTAGTAGCCCTAATTGCCTATTTCATTCCGGACTTCAATTACTGGTTAGTGGCCAGTTTTAACACACTGCGTACTGATCCCTTATTTGCAGGGTTCTGGTATTACTACACCAAATACCTGCTATACGTTATTGGATTACCCATTTCCATCCTTTATTTAGCTTCATTCAAACTTAATAATCTAAAACCTTACAGAATAGTATTTTTACTGGCCATAATGACCAGTGCCATTGGTACTCCCTTGGTGGACCCCGTCATGAAAGATTTATTCGCCGTTCCCCGCCCATGGGTACTTTATCCCGATATAAATAGTTTATATTATGTAAACGGTTTTTCTTTTCCCTCAGGACACTCATTCCAGGCATTTGCAGGTACATTACCCCTTATAATATGTTTTCTGACCAGTGATGATACTTTTAAAAGAAATGGGAAAACAGTGACTTTGGCTATTATCTTACTGATTTTTGCCATTACCCTGGCTTTTAGCCGCTTATTTGCAGGTGTGCATTTCCTTTCAGATGTATTATTCGGAATTGGCTTTGCAGTTATTTTAACCGTTATTTTAGCCAGTATATTGCAATGGTTACTGGATACCGGTAGATTAAACCTTAAAAATGAAAAATGGTACGCCTTAATATTTATTATAATGGTGTTCCTTAACCTGGTGCTCATCACCTAA
- a CDS encoding N-acetyltransferase, translating into MENMIIVETDARDLNLVQPLWEKLNQHHLNQESNFKEHYAHFTFQTRAEVLLKKSREGDMHIGLVKNKKSGITVAYCITTINQDKEGEIDSIYVEENCRGQGWGDELMRRSLKWMKGKSVTKKSVRVSFGNQEAVPFYERYGFHRRSVTLEQIPDEER; encoded by the coding sequence ATGGAAAATATGATAATTGTTGAAACTGACGCCCGTGATCTGAATTTAGTCCAGCCATTATGGGAAAAACTGAATCAACACCATCTAAATCAGGAATCAAATTTCAAGGAGCATTATGCTCATTTTACCTTCCAAACACGGGCTGAAGTTCTGTTGAAAAAGTCCCGGGAAGGCGATATGCACATTGGACTGGTAAAGAATAAAAAATCAGGAATTACAGTGGCCTATTGCATCACCACCATCAACCAGGATAAAGAAGGAGAAATTGATTCCATCTACGTTGAAGAGAATTGCCGGGGCCAGGGTTGGGGAGATGAGTTAATGAGACGTTCCCTGAAATGGATGAAGGGAAAAAGTGTGACTAAAAAGAGTGTGCGGGTGTCGTTTGGTAATCAGGAAGCTGTGCCCTTCTATGAACGTTACGGATTCCACCGGCGATCGGTAACCCTGGAGCAAATCCCGGATGAAGAACGGTAA
- a CDS encoding methyltransferase domain-containing protein, with product MEEKNLGKILKEKFNQGASSYDRQRKHVIPCLEDLYGVTSDLATSPNPKPKILDLGAGTGLLTSYLHQRYPEGCFTLLDLSEEMLQVAESRFNKDPNFSYIVGDYLKHDFGDEFDIIVSSLSIHHLKHSDKNFLYGKIYQHLGPGGVFINADQVLGPHPASEEEYQRNWMEKIHLGSLSESEKKIILDRMKLDNPARLQDNLKWLEEIGYRDVDVYYKYYNFVVLYGKK from the coding sequence TTGGAGGAAAAAAATCTGGGTAAGATATTAAAAGAAAAATTCAACCAGGGAGCTTCTTCCTATGACCGGCAGCGAAAACATGTAATCCCCTGTCTGGAAGATCTCTACGGAGTGACTTCTGATCTGGCCACTTCCCCTAATCCTAAACCAAAAATTCTGGATTTAGGTGCTGGAACCGGGCTTCTTACAAGTTATCTGCACCAGAGGTACCCTGAGGGCTGTTTCACTCTCCTGGATCTGTCAGAGGAGATGCTGCAAGTAGCTGAATCCCGGTTTAATAAAGACCCTAATTTTAGTTACATCGTTGGAGATTACCTTAAACATGATTTTGGAGATGAATTCGATATAATAGTTTCATCACTCTCCATCCATCACCTGAAACACTCCGATAAGAATTTCTTATACGGGAAAATTTACCAGCATCTTGGGCCTGGGGGTGTGTTTATCAACGCCGACCAGGTCCTGGGACCCCATCCTGCCAGTGAAGAGGAGTATCAGCGGAACTGGATGGAAAAGATACACCTGGGTTCCCTCTCTGAATCTGAAAAAAAGATAATACTGGACCGGATGAAACTGGATAACCCAGCCCGCCTACAAGATAACCTGAAATGGCTTGAAGAAATTGGTTATAGGGATGTAGATGTTTATTACAAATATTACAACTTCGTTGTGCTTTATGGCAAGAAATAA
- a CDS encoding epoxyqueuosine reductase: protein MNSKTIKNMAGELGADLCGVASADRFNDAPSGFNPRDIYSECESVIVFAKRVPAGSLQAENCIPYTHISEVITGEVDRLGAELCRELEELGIIAVPIPSDDPSEYWESENKHARGILSLRHAGYLAGLGVMGRNTLLTNQNYGNMIQIGAVLVNIELENDPLASYSICAEKCNLCLDSCPQNALDGVTVNQKRCRTLSAFTTERGYILKKCHTCRSICPHTLGLAGKK from the coding sequence ATGAACTCGAAAACAATAAAGAATATGGCGGGTGAACTGGGAGCGGATCTCTGTGGCGTTGCCAGTGCAGACAGATTTAATGACGCTCCATCAGGATTCAATCCCCGTGATATCTATTCTGAATGTGAATCAGTGATAGTTTTTGCCAAACGTGTCCCGGCAGGATCTTTACAGGCAGAAAACTGTATCCCTTATACTCATATAAGTGAGGTTATTACTGGAGAAGTGGACCGGTTAGGAGCTGAACTCTGCCGGGAATTAGAAGAATTAGGAATAATTGCCGTGCCCATACCTTCTGATGACCCTTCCGAGTACTGGGAATCTGAAAATAAACATGCCAGGGGTATTTTATCTTTAAGACACGCCGGGTATCTGGCAGGACTGGGTGTTATGGGGAGAAACACTCTACTCACCAACCAGAATTATGGAAACATGATCCAGATCGGTGCGGTTCTGGTCAATATTGAACTTGAAAATGATCCTTTAGCCAGCTACAGTATCTGTGCAGAGAAATGTAATTTATGCCTTGATTCCTGCCCTCAAAATGCATTGGACGGCGTTACCGTTAACCAAAAACGTTGCCGCACCCTTTCCGCCTTCACAACCGAGAGAGGATATATCCTCAAAAAGTGTCATACCTGCCGTAGTATCTGCCCCCATACTCTGGGATTAGCTGGGAAAAAATAA
- the grpE gene encoding nucleotide exchange factor GrpE, with product MTDKKDIDQMKDDLNELESEIQKKNDEIKEKEEEIKTKDEKIEQYHEQLLRLQADFDNFKKRTEKELSEQIHYANEKLIVKILDSYEDLERALKSGKSNDLHEGVQMIHQNLKKILEGEGLEEIPAQGEKFDPYQHEALMAEAHDDFENGEVIEELCKGYKLNSKVIKYSKVKVCKK from the coding sequence ATGACTGATAAAAAAGACATTGACCAGATGAAGGATGATCTGAATGAGTTAGAGTCAGAGATCCAGAAAAAAAATGATGAAATCAAGGAGAAGGAAGAGGAAATAAAGACCAAGGATGAAAAAATAGAACAATACCATGAACAGCTTTTAAGGCTTCAGGCCGATTTTGATAACTTCAAAAAACGAACCGAGAAAGAACTAAGTGAACAAATCCATTATGCCAATGAAAAACTCATTGTCAAGATACTGGACTCCTACGAGGATTTGGAGAGGGCCCTTAAATCCGGTAAATCCAATGATCTCCACGAAGGGGTGCAGATGATCCACCAGAACCTGAAAAAGATCCTGGAAGGAGAAGGCCTGGAAGAGATCCCTGCTCAGGGAGAGAAATTTGACCCCTACCAGCATGAAGCACTCATGGCCGAGGCTCATGATGACTTTGAGAATGGAGAAGTTATTGAAGAGCTTTGTAAAGGTTATAAATTGAATTCTAAGGTTATAAAGTATTCTAAAGTTAAAGTTTGCAAGAAATAA
- a CDS encoding ArsR family transcriptional regulator — translation MDLELLLDVMGCKTRRDILDLLRDEPRFVSQISRELEIGQKAIIEHLRAMEEAGLLSSNFQKIERGRPRKYYDISHDVEFQIFISQGTIRVKVPGHEFQELQMLEERARMGEDVSSELENLIKNYDEAKKHAELLLKQVDARKRALKVRSLNLPVMFEDESSDEKP, via the coding sequence ATGGATTTAGAGCTATTACTGGATGTCATGGGCTGCAAAACCCGCCGGGACATACTGGACCTTCTAAGGGATGAGCCACGTTTTGTCAGCCAGATATCCCGGGAACTGGAAATTGGTCAGAAGGCCATAATTGAACACTTGCGGGCCATGGAAGAAGCAGGCCTTTTAAGCTCAAATTTTCAGAAAATAGAGCGGGGAAGACCTCGGAAATATTACGACATTTCCCATGATGTGGAGTTCCAAATATTCATCAGCCAGGGCACCATAAGGGTGAAAGTACCAGGGCATGAATTCCAGGAACTGCAGATGCTGGAAGAAAGGGCCAGAATGGGTGAAGACGTTTCATCTGAACTGGAAAACCTCATCAAAAACTATGACGAAGCCAAAAAACATGCAGAACTCCTGTTAAAACAGGTTGATGCCAGGAAAAGGGCGTTGAAGGTACGTTCCCTTAACCTGCCCGTCATGTTTGAGGATGAGTCATCGGATGAGAAACCTTAA